Part of the Labilibaculum antarcticum genome, GAAACATCTACTCGACATTGTCCAAAACTCACCTTTAAAATAAAAGAGAACTATTGTCCTCTACTATTAATATAACGGCGGTCCTGAATTCAGGTCGCCGTTTTTTTTTATCTTCAATCAATTTATTCATTGTTTAAACTTATGTGTCGTGACTGAATTACTAGCTAATTTTCAGGAAATGGATATCTACTCCTTTCCCATTATCTGCTTACTATTATTAGCTGGATTCGCGGTGGGCATAATTAATACCATTGCCGGAAGCGGAACTGTAATCTCCTATTCCTTATTTATGTTTTTAGGTCTCTCCGCGCCATTTGCCAATGGAACAATTCGATTTGGTGTGATTATGCAAACATTAGTCGCCTCATATAATTTTAAAAAACAAAATATTCTTGATCTCAGAAAAGGAGTCTTACTTGCATTTCCTACTGTTCTTGGATCTATTTTGGGAGCACAAATAGCCATTAGTATTGACAAGGATCTGTTTGAGATTTTAATAGCAGCCGTTATGCTTGTTATGGCTTTCTTCTTATTCTTCAAACCAAAACAATGGCTTACAGGTTCTAAACTTCTTCAAAGCAAGAAATTTGGATTCAAACAATTC contains:
- a CDS encoding sulfite exporter TauE/SafE family protein; this translates as MTELLANFQEMDIYSFPIICLLLLAGFAVGIINTIAGSGTVISYSLFMFLGLSAPFANGTIRFGVIMQTLVASYNFKKQNILDLRKGVLLAFPTVLGSILGAQIAISIDKDLFEILIAAVMLVMAFFLFFKPKQWLTGSKLLQSKKFGFKQFIIFFAVGIYGGFIHIGVGIFLIGILVLQMGYDLVRANALKVFIVLLYSPFALIIFMMNDQIHYGIGAIAAIGNVLGGYVASRFALNWGSNFIRWILMLIIILFCIRALNLFHF